The Corallococcus macrosporus region AGGCGGCCTTGAGCTTCACCATGCGCTCGGTGAGCGCCGCGTAGTCGTGCGTGCCGTCCGCGCGCACCGGCACCGTGGGCGCCCCACCCTCCGCGGGCGCGGCCTCCGGGCTGTTGCCCCGGATGAAGAGCCCCTTGTGGGAGATGAGCACGGACAGGTTCAGCTTGGGCGCGTCCGCGTCCCCCTGCCCCGCGCCCGCCGTGGCGCCATAGCTGGGCGCGTTCACGTTGAGCGCGCCAAAGGCGGTGAGCCCGGTGATGGACAGCAGCATGAAGATGATGAGGTTCATGAGGATGTCGAGGTACGGGACGATGTTCAGCTCGCCCCCCTCTTCCTCTTCCCTCGGCTTCAGCTTGCGGCGCGAGTAGTGGAACGCCATGGCGTGTCCGGTGCCCGGTGACGAGGGCTTACGACGCGGCGCGGACGTCGGAGTCCGCGGGGACGACTTCCAGCGAGCCCCGGCGCGACAGCAGGTTCTCCAGCTTCAGCGCGTTGAGCTCCACCAGCTCCACCATGTTCTTGGCGTAGTTGCTGAAGAACAGGTGCGCCACGATGCAGAGCACCGCGATGGAGAGGCCGAAGCCCGTGTTGTACATGGCCTCCGAGATGCCGTTGGAGAGCAGCGCCTGCTTCTGCTCCGCCGGCACGTTGCCCAGCGCGCGGAAGGTGCCGATGAGGCCCACGATGGTGCCGACCAGGCCCACCAGCGTCGCGATGTTCGCGAGCGACCACAGCCACTGCACACGGCGCGAGACGTGCGGCGTGTACTCCGCCAGCGCCTCCTCCACCGCCTTGGCCACCTCCAGCTCACCGCGGTTCGCGTTGATGAGCCCCGCGCGGATGACGCGGGCCAGGGGCGAGCGCGGCGCCATGCCGCAGAACTTCACCGCGCGGTCCAGGTTGCCGCCGCGGACCATCTTGTGGACCTGCTCGATGAACGCCGTCGCGTTCAGGCGGTAGCGGAAGAGCAGCGTCACCGCGCGCTCGCCAATGACGGCCAGCGAGGCGGCCAGCCAGAACAGGTTCACGAACATGAACGGGCCGCCGGCCTTGAACGCGCCGACGATGAATTCCCCCAGGCCTCCGGAAGAAGCATGGCCCGCCGCGGCAGGGGCGGCCTCGGCCACCACCACGCGCAGCAACTCACTGACAGAGGGAATCATCGCGGGACCGCGTCCTTTCGCTGCCTCCCGCGCGCACCCCTGCCGCCAAGCGGGCAGGAGGCTGCGATCACGGGACAGGAGCAATCCGGACTTCTAGGGCTTCGCCCGCGAGGGTGTCAAGCCAGGGGGTAGAGCGTACCCCCCTGGAATGATTGGGCTTTTGCGCTCAGGCTTCCACGGTCGGCGTGGGAGCAGGCGCGGCCTCCGCGGAAGCCCCCGGAATGGCTGGCTCCACCACCTCGCGGCGGTAGTCGCACTCCTTGTTGGGGCAGGCGATGTAGGCGCCGTCCCGCTTGGAGAATTTCTGCAGCAGGTAGGGCGACGCGCACTGCGGGCAGGCCTCCGCGAGCGGCCGGTCCCACGCGGCGAACTTGCATTCCGGGTACCGGTTGCAGCCGAAGAAGATCTTCCCGCGGCCGCTGCGGCGCTCGGTGAGGTAGCCCACCTTGCACTCCGGGCAGTTGACGCCGATGGAGATGGGCTTGGACGTCTTGCAGTCCGGGTAGCCCGAGCACGCCATGAAGCGCCCGAAGCGGCCGCGCTTGATGACCATGGGCTTGCCGCACTTCTCACACTTCTCGTCCGTGGTCTCCTCCTCCACGATGACGATCTTCCCTTCCGCGTCCCGCTTGAAGTCCTTGGTGTTCTTGCAGTCGGGGTAGTTCGAGCACGCGAGGAAGTGGCCCATCTTCCCGAACTTGATGACGAACGGGTTGCCGCACTTCTCGCAGGCGATGTCGGTCTTGATCTCCTCGCGCTTGACGTCGCGCATCTCCGCTTCGGCCTTCTCCAGCGTCTCCTTGAAGGGGCCGTAGAAGTCGTGCAGCACCGTCTTCCAGGACGCGCCGCCGTCGGAGATCTGGTCCAGCTTCTCCTCCATGCTGGCCGTGAACGACACATCCAGCTCATGGGGGAAGTGCTTCACCAGCAGCTCGTTGGTCATCTGGCCCAGGTCCGTGGGGCGGAAGCGGCTCTCCAGCTTCTCCACGTACTTCTTGTCCTGGATGTTGGAGAGGATGGCCGCGTACGTGGACGGACGCCCGATGCCGCGCTCCTCCAGCTCCTTCACCAGCGTGGCCTCGCTGAAGCGCGGGGGCGGCTGGGTGAAGTGCTGCTCGTTGAGCAGCTTGTCCAGCGTGAGGACCTCGCCCTCGTTGAGCGGGGGCAGCTCGCCCACCGCGTCCTCGGCGGCATCCTCGCCGGCGGCCTTGGCCTTCTCCGCCGCGGCCTCTTCCTCCGGGGTGAGGCCGGCGCCGTAGACGCCCAGGTAGCCGGGGAACTTCAGGGTGCTGCCGGACGCGCGGAAGGTGGCGCGGCCCGCGGTGATGTCCGCGGCCGTCTGGTCATAGACGGCGGGCTTCATCTGGCACGCGACGAAGCGGTTCCAGATGAGCTCGTAGAGCCGGAACATGTCCAGCTCGTCCATGGCGTCGAAGAAGGGACGCACGCGCTCGGGCGGGTACTCCAGGGACGTGGGCCGGATGGCCTCGTGCGCGTCCTGGGCGCTCTTGCGGCTCTTGTAGACCATGGGCTCCGGCGGCAGGTAGTCCGCGCCGTACTTCTGCCCGATGAACTCGCGCACCTGCGTCACGGCGTCGTCGGACAGACGCGTGGAGTCCGTACGCATGTACGTGATGAGCGCCGTCTGGCCCTCCTCACCCAGCGGCACGCCTTCGTACAGCTTCTGCGCCAGCGTCATCGTCTTCTTGGCGGTGAAGTGCAGCCGGTTCGCCGCCTCCTGCTGGAGCTTGGAGGTGATGAAGGGCGCGGGCGCGTTGCGGCGGCGCTCCTTGCGGTCCACCTTCGTCACGGTGAAGGGGGAATCCTTCAGCTCCGCGACGAGCCCGTCCGTGGTGGCGCGGTCCTTGAGCTCCACCTTCTTGCCGTCCACGCGGGACAGCTTCGCCTTGAAGGGCGGCGGCCCCTGCGGGCCCTGCACCAGCGCGTCCAGCGTCCAGTACTCCTCGGGCTGGAAGGCCTTGATCTCCGCCTCGCGCTCGACAATCAGGCGCACCGCGACGGACTGCACGCGGCCGGCGGACAGGCCACGGCGGATCTTCTTCCAGAGCAGCGGCGAGATTTGATAGCCGACGAGCCGGTCGAGGATGCGGCGGGTCTGCTGCGAGTCGTAGTTGTCCTGGTTGAGCTCACGCGGCTGCGCGATGGCGTCCTGCACGGCGCGCTTGGTGATCTCGTTGAACGTCACGCGGAGCGAGTCCGGGTGGCCCAGCTCCTCCTTGATGTGCCAGGCGATGGCCTCGCCCTCGCGGTCGGGGTCCGTCGCCAGGAAGACGCGGTCCACCGTCTTGGCCATCTTCTTCAGCTCGTTGAGGACCTTCTCCTTGCCCTTGATGACCGTGTACTCGGGCTTGAAGTCGTCCTCGACGTCGACGCCAATCTTGCTCTTGGGCAGGTCCTTCACGTGGCCCACGGAGGCCTTCACCGTGTAGCCGGAGCCCAGGTACTTCTTGATGGTCTTCGCCTTGGCGGGCGACTCCACGACGACCAGGTAGTGCGGGCCCTTGCCACGGCGCTCGGGCACTTCCTCTTCGGCGTCCGCGTCCGCGTCCACGGTGGGCAAGTCGTCGGCGTCGGCGCCACGGCGGCGGGCCGCCGTCTTCTTCTTGGCGGTGGTCTTCTTCGCCGCCGTCTTCTTCTTGGCGGCCTTCTTGGCCGCCGGCTTCTTCGAGGCCGCCTTCTTGGGCGTCTCCTCCGCCGTCGCGTCCGTCTGCGCCGCCTGTGTCTTCTTCCGCGTGGCCATGGCTCTCCTACCTCGAACTGCCTCTAAACCTTCTCGTACCGTTTACCCGGGTGCTGGACCACCAGCCCCGACAATTCCAACTCCACCAGGGCGCTCGTGAGCGCCGCGGGCGACAGCGGGCTTGCGGCGAGCACCTCGTCGAACGAGCGGGGAACCCGGTCCAACAGCCCGTAGGCCCCGCGCGCTTCCGCCGACAGCGCCTCCCACCACCCGGCATCCCGTCCCGCCGGCACCGCACGGACCGGATGAACGCCCACCACCGCACAGATCGTTTCAGCGGACGTGCACGCACGGGCCCGCCCGTCCGCCAGCAGGGCGTTGCAGCCCGCCGCGGCCGGCTGCCAGACGTCCCCGGGCAGCGCGAACACCGGCCGGCCCTGCACCCGCGCGGCGTCCGCCGTGTACAGGGCTCCAGAGCCCTCCCCGGCCCGCATCACCAGCACCGCGTCCGACGCGCCAGCGATGAGCCGGTTTCGCCGGGGGAACGTCGTCGTGCTCGCCCGGACCCCGGGCGGCAGCTCGCTGAAGTACACCCCGCCCCGCTCCAGGAAGTGCGGCAGCAGCCGGGCCTGGGCCGGGTCCAGCGCGTCCAGCGCGGAGCCCAGGAAGGCCCACGTCTCCCCGCCCACGTCCAGCGCGCCCCAGTGGCACGCCCGGTCCACGCCCTCCGCCGCGCCCGACACCACCCCCACGCCGGCCTGGGCCACCCGCCGGGCGAAGGTGCGCGCGAACGGCAGGAAGCCCTGGTCCGGATGGCGGCTGCCCACCATGGCCAGCCTGCGACGGGGAGGCCCCGGGTTGCCCAGGTAGAACAGGAGCGGCGGCGCGTCCTCCACCCCCACCAGCCGGGCGGGATAGGCCGGCGTGCCCGCGAAGGCCACCTGGAGCCCCGCCCGGGCACAGGCCTCCTCCGTCCGGGACGCGAGGGCGTCCAGCGATGCGACGGCGGCCAGCCGCTGGCGGACGGGGGCGGGCACCGGCACGTCGGATACCCAGTCCCGCACGGGCGTGGCCGCGAGCCGGCCCAGCGCTCCCCCGGCGAACGCACGCACGGCGGCCAACGTCCGGGGCCCCAGGCCAGAAATGGCCCAGAGCGCCAGGGTGGCGCGCTGCTCGTCCCAGGGTGGGTTGATGTCCGTCGCTGTGTCCGCCATGCCGTCCCCGCCTGTTTCCCACCTATATAGAGGTGGTCCCGGGAGGGGCGTGACACATAACACCGGAACTTCGGGGGTCAAGCGACCCGCCCTTCCCGGGCGGGCCGGAATGCAGCATTCCTGCCGTTGGCCGCCGTCGGATTCAGCGGCTGGCGGTGGGCGTTCCGTCCTTGCGCATGGTGGCGCGGTCGCCGGCGGAGATCTCCACCAGGGAGCGGGTCACCAGGCAGTTGGAGGTGCGCTCACGCACTTCGGTGACCATGCACTGGGCCACGGCCTCCCAGGGCCAGGCCTTCTTGCCCTTGCCCGTGTTACCCACCTTGGCGTCGCTGCGGCCGAGCACGTCCAGGCTCGGGTCGCCGCGGCGCTCGATGGTGAAGGTGTTGCCCAGTTGCACGCCGTCCGCGGTGCCGCGGTCCACGACGACGAAGTGGTGCTCGCCCAGCAGCGTCTGGCCCGGCGTCATCGGCGTGAGCACGTAGCCGGCGACCTCCTTGCTGTTGGGCTTGGGGGCGATGCGCTCCGCCAGCTTCTCGCTGGAGGGGCCCACCAGGTCGCCGCGGGAGATGGGGTCCCACGTCTCCATGATGCGGGCGGTCATCACGTCGTTGTTGATGGCGACGACCTGCACCGTGCCCAGGAGCTCCGTGAGGTAGCCCGTGCGCGCGCCGGTCACCGGGTGCTTCACCTCTTCCACGGTGTGGAAGATGACGTAGCGGTCGCCAATCTTGGCGGCGCCGCGCTTCTTGAAGCTCAGGTAGACCTTCTCCGGGGCGGAGAGCATCAGCGCCTCGGAGGGCGAGCCGTCGATGCGGCCCGCCTCGTCCAGCTCGCGCGTCGTCACGAAGCCCTTGGTCGTCACCGGGCGCGCGTTGGCGGGGTCGTAGCCGATCTTCCCGACCACCGACACCAGGCGGCCACCGCTCACGTCCGTGGGCGCCGCCACGTCGTCGGAGGGCAGGTCGCCGCCCTCCACGCGCGCGGGGACCTCCTCGCCGCCGGCGAAGAACTTCACGTTGTTGCCCGGGTAGATCCAGTGCGGGTTGGCGATCTGCGGGTTGTAGGACCAGACCTTGGGCCAGTACCAGGGGCTGCCCAGGTAGCGCTGGGACAGGTCCCACAGCGTGTCGCCGGTCTCCACGGTGTGCACCTGGCCGGGCGCGCTCTCACGGCCCTGCGGGGCGCCGGGCGGCAGCGTGACGGAGGTGGGCCGCTGCTCCACGTCGTCGGAGATGTCCTGCCCTTCGGTCTCCGTGGAGGCCGGCTGGGGTTCCTCCTCCTGCGCGTCCTGGGCGAAAGCCGTCCATGCCGGCGCGACGGTGAGGGGCACGAGCAGGGAGGCGAGGATCCGGGAGCGCATCGGACGACGTCCTTTCACAAAAGGGCTTACGGCGAGAGCGCGGCGAGCCGCTGCTCCGCCTGCGTGGCGGCGGCCGTCCCCGGGAACTGGGTGACGACGCGGGTATAGAGGGCTCGGGCATCCACGGCCTGGTTCAGCCGCACCCGGCACTCCGCGAGCCGGAGCATGCCGTCCTGGACGGCATCCCCAGCGGGGTAGTTCTTGATGAGCCGTTCGAACGTCTTCACCGCGGCGGGCGTGTCCTTGAGGCCCATCTGGCCCAGGCCGCTGAAGTACAGCGCGTTGTCGGCGCGGGGGTGGCGCGGGTTCTCGGACGCGAAGCGCAGGAGCGTCTCCACGCCGCCCTCCACGTTGCCGGTGCGCAGCATGGCCACCGCGCGCTCGTACTCGGCGTCGAGGATGTCCGGGTCCTTCTCCGGAACCTCCATGCGGGAGGGCGCCGCCGAGCCTGAGCCCACGGAGCCCGTGCCCGAGGAGCCCTCCGCCGGGGAGATGAACATCTCCATCTGATCCTGATCCGGCTCCATCACCGCGACCGCGGTGTTGATGCGCGGCGCGGGTTCCTTCTTCGGCTTGAGCCGCACCACCGTCAGCTCCGCCGGGGCCATGCCCAGCGCCTCGCCCCCTTCGGACGAGGCGGCGGACGCGGCGGCGTCAGGCTTCGCGCTCGCGGCGGGCGCCGGGGAAGCCGGGGCGACGGAGCGGGCGCGGGAGACGGCGTCGCGGTTCTCCAGCCGCTCCAGGCGCTCCACCAGCGACGCCTGGGCGGCGCGCAGGGTGCGCACCTCCGCCTCCAGCCGGCCCACTTCCGTCTGGGAAGCGGCGGTGGTGGCGCAGGCGGTCGGCGCGGACAGCGCGACAGCGGCAAACAGGCGGAAGAGGAAGGGACGCACCGGCACGAGCCTGGACGGAGGGGATTCCACGTCGAGGATAGGAAGGCCGGTCGGAGACCGTCAAGAAAACGACCCGGACGGGCCCCTGCTAGAAGCGGTGCACCACGAAGTTGAGGTGACGCCCGGTGCGTCCCGCGTCGCGCCGGTGGGAGAAGAACCGGTCGCGCTCACATGCCGTACAGGCCTGTAGCACGTCCACCTGCCCCGGCTTCAGCCCCGCCTTCAGGAGCGACGCCTTCACCGCGCTCGGCAGGTCCAGGTGCGGCTTGGGCCCCTCGCGGACGACGTCCGGACCGAAGCGCGCGCGGAAGCGCTCCCCCAGCTCCGCGGACACCTCGTAGCAGCACGCCTGGATGCAGGGGCCCACCGCCGCCAGCAGGTGCTCCGGCTGGCTGCCGCGCGCCACGAGCGCCTCCACCGCGCGGGCGCTGATCTCCAGGTCCGTGCCCTTCCATCCGGAGTGCACCGCCGCCACGCGCCCGCCGCGCGGATCAACAATCAGCACCGGCACGCAGTCCGCGGTGCCCACCGCCACCCAGCTCCCCTCCCCTTCCGTCCAGAGCGCGTCCGCTTCGCCCAGCGTCGGGCGCAGCACCTCGTCCGCTCCGCCGCGCGCCTCCAGCACCGTGTCGCCATGCACCTGCGACACCCGGCAGAGCGCGCCCAGCTTCGCGCCCGCGGCCTGGGCCAGGCGGCGGTGGTTCTCCTCCACATGCGCGCGCTCGTCGCCCACGGAGAAGCCCAGGTTCAGCGACGCGTAGGGCCCTTCGGACACCCCGCCCGCGCGCGTGGCGAAGCCGTGCGGCACCGGCAGCAGCGCGGACGTGAGGAACTGGGGCGTGGACATGGGCGGACTTCCTAACCCCGGCGGGCGTTCCGGGCGCGGACTTCGGGCGGACGCCCACCGTGACATGGGCGCAGCCCCTGAAAACAGGAACATGCTGAGTACCCACACCCCAGGTTCAATATTTCGACGCCAGTACGTTTGACAGGGCGTGTCATGCCCCTGACAATTTTCAACACTCCGGCTCTCGCGGACAGGACGCGGAAGCCCGGAGCACACTGCGCCCCGCACATGGCCCTCGGTTCCGAGACGATTGGCAGGAAGCTCTTGTGGAGCATCGCCCTGCCCGGGTTGGTGGTGGCGCTGCTGGGCGTGGGGCACTTCTCGCGCGAGGCGCGACAGGCCGTGCGCGAGGGCACGCACCTGGAGGCGCTCGCGCTGGCGGAGGCCGTCGCCTCCACCTTCCTGCTGCCGCAGGCACCGGGCGCGGCGCCGCATGGCGCGGTGGCGGACGTGCTGTCGTCGGACACGCGGCTGTTCCGCTCCGTGGAGGACCTGCGGGTGCTGACGCCGGACGGGCGCATCCGCTGGAGCCGGCGGCCGGCCGAGCAGGGCCACCCGCATCCGGAGGCCGCGCGGCTGTCCGCCACGGGGCCGGAGACGGCGCGCTCCAGCGAGCACGGCACGGAGGTGGTGCGGCCGCTGGGCGGTCCGGAGTGCGCCGGCTGCCACACCGGAGAAGCCGCGCAGCGCATGGGCGTGCTCCAGGTGCGCCTGGGGGAGCCCACGCTGCACCGCCAGCTCCAGACAGTGTTCCAGGACGCGCTGGGCGCGATGGTGTTCTTCGTGGGCATCCTGGGGCTCGTCACCTGGCTGTCGCTGCGCTTCGTGCTCACCGCGCCGCTCAAGCGGCTGAGCGAGGCCATGGGGCGCGCGGCGGACGGCGACCTGCTGGTGCGCGCCGAGGCGCGGGGCACGGACGAGATTTCGCGGCTGGGCGCGGCCTTCAACGGGATGCTCGCGCGGCTCACCTCCATGAAGGTGGAGGAGATCGACACGCACCGCGACCTCCAGTTGGTGAAGGAGAAGCTGGCGCTGAAGGACGAGCTGGAGGAGCGCCTGCGGGAGCTGTCGCTGCTGTACGACGTGGCCCGCTCGCTCAACACCACGCTGGAGCTGGACGAGCTCCTGTCGCGCATCACCCGCATGGTGGTGGAGCGGCTGCACATCCCCGACTTCTCCATCATGCTCCTCAACGAGGAGGGGCTGCTGGAGGTGAAGCACGCGTGGCCGCAGGGCCGGGGCCTGGAGGGCCACACCTTCGCCATGGGCGAGGGCGCCTGCGGACGGGCCGCCCAGACGCGCAAGGCGGTGTACCTGCCGGACCTCACGGACCCCACCAGCATCTTCGCGCGGCGCGGCCTGCGCGGCGGCTCCGAGCAGGGCACGCTCCTGGCGGTGCCCATGGTGCACGCGGACACCCTGCTGGGCGTCATCAACTTCCAGCGCCCGGAGACGGCGAGCATCTCCGCGGAGGAGATTGAACTCTTCACCGCCGTGGCGGATCAGGCCGCGACGGCGGTGACGAACGCGCGCCTGCACGCGGAGACCGTGAAGCTCACGCTGACGGACGCGCTCACGGGCGTGCCCAACCGCCGCCACCTCTTCCAGCGGCTGGACCTGGAGCTGGCGCGGGCCCAGCGCTTCGGCGTGCCGCTGGCCCTGCTGATGGTGGACGTGGACCACTTCAAGCGGCTCAACGACCTGGCCGGGCACCGCGCCGGAGACGAGACGCTGCGCCGGGTCTCCGACGTGCTGCGCACCCGCGCGCGCAAGGTGGACACGCTGGGGCGCTACGGCGGCGAGGAGTTCGTGCTGCTCCTGCCGCAGGTGTCCAAGGCCACGGCGGTGGAGGTCGCGGAGACGCTGCGCCGCGCGGTGGCGGACGCCGTCACGCTCAACCGTCCGGGGCTGCCCGGCGGTCACGTCACGGTGTCCATCGGCGTCTCGCACTTCCCCACGGACGCGACGTCGCAGGACATGCTCGTGGACTGCGCGGACTCGGCGCTCTATTGCAGCAAGCGGACGGGGCGCAACCGCGTGACGGCGTTCGAGCCCGGCATGGAGGTGCATCCCGGCCGCGAGCGCAGCATCAACGCGCCGCCCACGGACGCGCCCGCCACGCCGCCCGGACCTCCCGGCATCGCGAAGGCCTGACGCCTACCGCTGCACGAGCGTGCGGACCACCGGCAGCATCAGGTCCGCCCACTCGTCGTAGCCCACGGCGGACGGGTGGAAGCCGTCCGAGCAGAAGAAGTCCGGACGCCGGGGGATCATCTCGCGGCTGGCCTCGTAGAGGTCCACCAGGTGCAGGCCGTGCGCGCGCGCCACCGAGGCGATGGCCGCGTTGAACGGCTCGATGCGCCCTTCGTACAGCGCGCTGGGCACCATCTTCGCGATGGGCGCGAGCGCCATGTCCGCGATGTTCACCACCACCATGGACGCGCCGGTCTGCTTCAGCCGCCGGGCGATGCGGTCCAGGTCGTCCTGGAACTCCGCCACCTCGGTGCCGCGCCAGATGTCGTTGGTGCCCACGCCCAGGGTGATGAGCGTGGGCTGCAACGCGATGACGCGCTTGAGGGCGTTGTTGACGACGTCGCGCACGCGCGCGCCGCTCTGCCCCAGGTTGGTATGGCCCACGGGGAGGCCCTGCTGCCGGAGGCGGGAGGCGAGCCGGTCGGGATAGCCCCCGCCCTGCGACGCCCCCACCCCCACCGCCGTGCTGTCACCCAACGAGACGTAGTTGACGCTCATCGACGTTCGTCCACCCCCGTGCCCCGCGGCCTCAGGGCATCTTCAGCGCGCGCAGCAGACGGCCGCCGCCCGGGCCGGCCACGCGCAGCAGCAGCGTGCTGCCCGCGGGCGCGGCGCGGATGACCGCGGCCAGCTCCTTCGCGCTCGCGATGGGCTTGCGGTTCGCCTCCACCACCA contains the following coding sequences:
- a CDS encoding LysM peptidoglycan-binding domain-containing protein, producing MRSRILASLLVPLTVAPAWTAFAQDAQEEEPQPASTETEGQDISDDVEQRPTSVTLPPGAPQGRESAPGQVHTVETGDTLWDLSQRYLGSPWYWPKVWSYNPQIANPHWIYPGNNVKFFAGGEEVPARVEGGDLPSDDVAAPTDVSGGRLVSVVGKIGYDPANARPVTTKGFVTTRELDEAGRIDGSPSEALMLSAPEKVYLSFKKRGAAKIGDRYVIFHTVEEVKHPVTGARTGYLTELLGTVQVVAINNDVMTARIMETWDPISRGDLVGPSSEKLAERIAPKPNSKEVAGYVLTPMTPGQTLLGEHHFVVVDRGTADGVQLGNTFTIERRGDPSLDVLGRSDAKVGNTGKGKKAWPWEAVAQCMVTEVRERTSNCLVTRSLVEISAGDRATMRKDGTPTASR
- a CDS encoding ExbD/TolR family protein is translated as MAFHYSRRKLKPREEEEGGELNIVPYLDILMNLIIFMLLSITGLTAFGALNVNAPSYGATAGAGQGDADAPKLNLSVLISHKGLFIRGNSPEAAPAEGGAPTVPVRADGTHDYAALTERMVKLKAAFPQETKVIVAADLDIPYEALIQTMDALRETAGTAAERKLLFPDVTLGVL
- the pgeF gene encoding peptidoglycan editing factor PgeF, yielding MSTPQFLTSALLPVPHGFATRAGGVSEGPYASLNLGFSVGDERAHVEENHRRLAQAAGAKLGALCRVSQVHGDTVLEARGGADEVLRPTLGEADALWTEGEGSWVAVGTADCVPVLIVDPRGGRVAAVHSGWKGTDLEISARAVEALVARGSQPEHLLAAVGPCIQACCYEVSAELGERFRARFGPDVVREGPKPHLDLPSAVKASLLKAGLKPGQVDVLQACTACERDRFFSHRRDAGRTGRHLNFVVHRF
- a CDS encoding DNA-processing protein DprA — encoded protein: MADTATDINPPWDEQRATLALWAISGLGPRTLAAVRAFAGGALGRLAATPVRDWVSDVPVPAPVRQRLAAVASLDALASRTEEACARAGLQVAFAGTPAYPARLVGVEDAPPLLFYLGNPGPPRRRLAMVGSRHPDQGFLPFARTFARRVAQAGVGVVSGAAEGVDRACHWGALDVGGETWAFLGSALDALDPAQARLLPHFLERGGVYFSELPPGVRASTTTFPRRNRLIAGASDAVLVMRAGEGSGALYTADAARVQGRPVFALPGDVWQPAAAGCNALLADGRARACTSAETICAVVGVHPVRAVPAGRDAGWWEALSAEARGAYGLLDRVPRSFDEVLAASPLSPAALTSALVELELSGLVVQHPGKRYEKV
- a CDS encoding SGNH/GDSL hydrolase family protein; this encodes MSVNYVSLGDSTAVGVGASQGGGYPDRLASRLRQQGLPVGHTNLGQSGARVRDVVNNALKRVIALQPTLITLGVGTNDIWRGTEVAEFQDDLDRIARRLKQTGASMVVVNIADMALAPIAKMVPSALYEGRIEPFNAAIASVARAHGLHLVDLYEASREMIPRRPDFFCSDGFHPSAVGYDEWADLMLPVVRTLVQR
- a CDS encoding tetratricopeptide repeat protein — encoded protein: MPVRPFLFRLFAAVALSAPTACATTAASQTEVGRLEAEVRTLRAAQASLVERLERLENRDAVSRARSVAPASPAPAASAKPDAAASAASSEGGEALGMAPAELTVVRLKPKKEPAPRINTAVAVMEPDQDQMEMFISPAEGSSGTGSVGSGSAAPSRMEVPEKDPDILDAEYERAVAMLRTGNVEGGVETLLRFASENPRHPRADNALYFSGLGQMGLKDTPAAVKTFERLIKNYPAGDAVQDGMLRLAECRVRLNQAVDARALYTRVVTQFPGTAAATQAEQRLAALSP
- a CDS encoding GGDEF domain-containing protein, with the protein product MALGSETIGRKLLWSIALPGLVVALLGVGHFSREARQAVREGTHLEALALAEAVASTFLLPQAPGAAPHGAVADVLSSDTRLFRSVEDLRVLTPDGRIRWSRRPAEQGHPHPEAARLSATGPETARSSEHGTEVVRPLGGPECAGCHTGEAAQRMGVLQVRLGEPTLHRQLQTVFQDALGAMVFFVGILGLVTWLSLRFVLTAPLKRLSEAMGRAADGDLLVRAEARGTDEISRLGAAFNGMLARLTSMKVEEIDTHRDLQLVKEKLALKDELEERLRELSLLYDVARSLNTTLELDELLSRITRMVVERLHIPDFSIMLLNEEGLLEVKHAWPQGRGLEGHTFAMGEGACGRAAQTRKAVYLPDLTDPTSIFARRGLRGGSEQGTLLAVPMVHADTLLGVINFQRPETASISAEEIELFTAVADQAATAVTNARLHAETVKLTLTDALTGVPNRRHLFQRLDLELARAQRFGVPLALLMVDVDHFKRLNDLAGHRAGDETLRRVSDVLRTRARKVDTLGRYGGEEFVLLLPQVSKATAVEVAETLRRAVADAVTLNRPGLPGGHVTVSIGVSHFPTDATSQDMLVDCADSALYCSKRTGRNRVTAFEPGMEVHPGRERSINAPPTDAPATPPGPPGIAKA
- a CDS encoding MotA/TolQ/ExbB proton channel family protein, with product MIPSVSELLRVVVAEAAPAAAGHASSGGLGEFIVGAFKAGGPFMFVNLFWLAASLAVIGERAVTLLFRYRLNATAFIEQVHKMVRGGNLDRAVKFCGMAPRSPLARVIRAGLINANRGELEVAKAVEEALAEYTPHVSRRVQWLWSLANIATLVGLVGTIVGLIGTFRALGNVPAEQKQALLSNGISEAMYNTGFGLSIAVLCIVAHLFFSNYAKNMVELVELNALKLENLLSRRGSLEVVPADSDVRAAS
- the topA gene encoding type I DNA topoisomerase; the encoded protein is MATRKKTQAAQTDATAEETPKKAASKKPAAKKAAKKKTAAKKTTAKKKTAARRRGADADDLPTVDADADAEEEVPERRGKGPHYLVVVESPAKAKTIKKYLGSGYTVKASVGHVKDLPKSKIGVDVEDDFKPEYTVIKGKEKVLNELKKMAKTVDRVFLATDPDREGEAIAWHIKEELGHPDSLRVTFNEITKRAVQDAIAQPRELNQDNYDSQQTRRILDRLVGYQISPLLWKKIRRGLSAGRVQSVAVRLIVEREAEIKAFQPEEYWTLDALVQGPQGPPPFKAKLSRVDGKKVELKDRATTDGLVAELKDSPFTVTKVDRKERRRNAPAPFITSKLQQEAANRLHFTAKKTMTLAQKLYEGVPLGEEGQTALITYMRTDSTRLSDDAVTQVREFIGQKYGADYLPPEPMVYKSRKSAQDAHEAIRPTSLEYPPERVRPFFDAMDELDMFRLYELIWNRFVACQMKPAVYDQTAADITAGRATFRASGSTLKFPGYLGVYGAGLTPEEEAAAEKAKAAGEDAAEDAVGELPPLNEGEVLTLDKLLNEQHFTQPPPRFSEATLVKELEERGIGRPSTYAAILSNIQDKKYVEKLESRFRPTDLGQMTNELLVKHFPHELDVSFTASMEEKLDQISDGGASWKTVLHDFYGPFKETLEKAEAEMRDVKREEIKTDIACEKCGNPFVIKFGKMGHFLACSNYPDCKNTKDFKRDAEGKIVIVEEETTDEKCEKCGKPMVIKRGRFGRFMACSGYPDCKTSKPISIGVNCPECKVGYLTERRSGRGKIFFGCNRYPECKFAAWDRPLAEACPQCASPYLLQKFSKRDGAYIACPNKECDYRREVVEPAIPGASAEAAPAPTPTVEA